A genomic stretch from Pirellulales bacterium includes:
- the ahcY gene encoding adenosylhomocysteinase: MSQVETKLPYKVADMSLAGWGRKEIMLAENEMPGLMALRSKHGATKPLTGARIAGCLHMTIQTAVLIETLTELGAQVTWSSCNIFSTQDHAAAAVAETGVPVYAWKGETTEEFDWCIEQTLLFPDGRPLNMILDDGGDLTAMVHQKYPELLAGIRGLSEETTTGVHRLYQMHARGDLKVPAINVNDSVTKSKFDNLYGCRESLADGIKRATDIMVAGKVVVIAGYGDVGKGCAHAMRSLGARVIITEIDPIIALQAAMEGYEVTTMEDAAPRGNIFVTATGCRDVITGRHLSVMPNDAIVCNIGHFDLEIDVAWLNGQKGIKRVEIKPQVDRYTFANGRSILLLAEGRLVNLGCATGHPSFVMSNSFTNQVLAQLALWVETDKFPVGVHVLPKKMDEEVARLHLDKLGVKLTQLTKTQADYLGIPVEGPYKPDYYRY; the protein is encoded by the coding sequence GTGTCGCAGGTCGAAACCAAGCTGCCGTACAAAGTCGCCGATATGTCGCTGGCCGGTTGGGGCCGCAAGGAAATCATGCTGGCGGAAAACGAAATGCCGGGCCTGATGGCCTTGCGCTCGAAGCACGGCGCCACGAAGCCACTCACCGGCGCCCGCATCGCCGGCTGCCTGCATATGACCATTCAAACCGCCGTGCTGATCGAAACGCTCACCGAGCTCGGCGCGCAAGTGACCTGGAGCAGTTGCAATATCTTCTCGACGCAAGACCATGCCGCCGCGGCCGTGGCCGAAACCGGCGTACCCGTCTACGCCTGGAAGGGCGAAACCACTGAGGAATTCGATTGGTGCATCGAGCAGACGCTGCTCTTCCCCGACGGCCGGCCGCTGAACATGATCCTCGACGACGGCGGCGATCTGACGGCAATGGTCCATCAAAAATATCCCGAACTGCTCGCCGGCATTCGCGGCCTGTCGGAAGAAACGACCACGGGCGTGCATCGGCTCTATCAAATGCATGCCCGCGGTGATTTGAAGGTTCCGGCGATCAACGTCAACGATTCGGTCACGAAGAGCAAGTTCGACAATCTCTACGGCTGCCGCGAGTCGCTGGCCGACGGCATCAAACGGGCCACCGATATCATGGTGGCCGGCAAGGTGGTCGTGATCGCCGGCTACGGCGATGTCGGCAAGGGATGTGCCCACGCGATGCGATCGCTCGGCGCCCGCGTGATTATCACCGAGATCGATCCGATCATCGCTTTGCAAGCCGCGATGGAAGGATACGAAGTGACGACGATGGAAGACGCCGCGCCGCGCGGCAATATCTTCGTCACCGCGACCGGCTGCCGCGACGTAATCACCGGGCGGCATCTCTCGGTGATGCCCAACGACGCGATCGTGTGCAACATCGGCCATTTCGATCTCGAGATCGACGTGGCCTGGCTGAACGGCCAGAAGGGGATCAAGCGCGTCGAGATCAAGCCGCAGGTCGATCGCTACACCTTCGCCAACGGCCGTTCGATTCTGCTGCTCGCCGAGGGGCGGTTGGTGAACCTCGGCTGCGCGACCGGCCATCCGTCATTCGTGATGTCGAACAGTTTCACGAACCAGGTGCTGGCACAGCTTGCATTGTGGGTTGAAACGGATAAATTCCCGGTCGGCGTGCATGTGCTGCCCAAGAAGATGGACGAAGAAGTCGCCCGCCTGCACCTCGACAAGCTGGGCGTGAAGC
- a CDS encoding phosphoribosylanthranilate isomerase has translation MFRIKICGVTTAADARGAAHAGADAIGLNFYPGSRRYLPPAAAKEVAAAIPQGVRKVGVFVNAEPDFVCREADRLRLDLIQLAGDETPEYLSKLGGRPVMQAFRPRLDHADALRTIVRFVEAAARLTCAPKLTLIDAHRPGEYGGTGEAVNWTLLSRLWNELDGAAPRLVLAGGLSPENVADAIAAVRPAAVDVASGVESSPGVKDSEQVRRFVAAANAAFRINESRVSPQR, from the coding sequence CCCGCGGCGCAGCCCATGCCGGCGCCGACGCGATTGGCTTGAATTTCTACCCCGGCAGCCGCCGCTACCTGCCGCCGGCAGCCGCAAAGGAAGTTGCCGCCGCGATTCCGCAGGGCGTGCGCAAGGTCGGCGTGTTCGTGAACGCCGAGCCGGATTTTGTGTGCCGTGAAGCCGACCGCTTGCGGCTCGACTTGATCCAACTCGCCGGCGACGAGACGCCGGAGTATTTGTCCAAGCTCGGCGGGCGGCCGGTGATGCAAGCATTTCGGCCTCGACTGGATCACGCCGATGCACTTCGGACGATCGTTCGTTTCGTCGAAGCGGCGGCGCGACTCACTTGCGCGCCGAAGCTCACGCTGATCGACGCACATCGGCCGGGCGAATATGGTGGGACGGGCGAGGCCGTTAATTGGACTTTACTGTCGCGGTTGTGGAACGAGCTTGACGGTGCCGCGCCCCGTCTCGTGCTAGCGGGCGGACTGTCGCCCGAGAATGTCGCCGACGCAATCGCGGCCGTTCGCCCCGCGGCGGTCGATGTCGCCAGCGGAGTCGAATCGTCGCCCGGCGTGAAAGACTCGGAACAGGTGCGTCGCTTCGTCGCCGCCGCGAACGCCGCATTTCGCATCAATGAATCACGCGTTAGCCCGCAGCGCTAG